A window of Choloepus didactylus isolate mChoDid1 chromosome 21, mChoDid1.pri, whole genome shotgun sequence contains these coding sequences:
- the ZNF646 gene encoding zinc finger protein 646, whose protein sequence is MEDLPASLSCSDCQRHFPSLPELARHRELLHPSPNRDSEEADCIPRPYRCQQCGRGYRHPGSLVNHRRTHETGLFSCTTCSKDFTNPMALKSHMRTHAPEGRRRRRPPRPKETIPDLQGEMVSTDSWGQGLNPGEGWENKTRHTQETSVYEPAPDPRAAPGTWVDPSARPREGGESQPDPEVGAEGWGATTNSVRAPPLPTPASSLLSNLEQYLAESVVNFTGGQEPTQSPPAEEERRYKCSQCGKTYKHAGSLTNHRQSHTLGIYPCAICFKEFSNLMALKNHSRLHAQYRPYHCPHCPRAFRLPRELLEHQQTHEGERQERLWEAKGMPTTNGHTDESSRDQLPHTQMVNGSGELSTSGELEDSGLEEYRPFRCGDCGRTYRHAGSLINHRKSHQTGVYPCSICSKQLFNAAALKNHVRAHHRPQQGAGEDGQPSVPPAETTPRKEEVVITTLDHRPYKCNECGRAYRHRGSLVNHRHSHRTGEYQCSLCPRKYPNLMALRNHVRVHCKAARRSAGRGAEVPPSHLNVKLPSDPVRAEAAPQTDQGHGCKPEEEGTIIPPAADGAAPQICSVCGMLFEDLESLEHHGRTHEAREGGKSGAETRMSPPRAFACRDCGKSYRHSGSLINHRQTHQTGDFRCGACAKHFHTMAAMKNHLRRHIRRRGRRHRRRAGSAGGGGGTKLSEGHWAQELVEDNKGPGFSQDPSGKRPSEAEGTLGSSGDCLQSELEGDKCGLKADEACFQGDKESRGNEEGLERKACFLDNLDVPGDEGGSGASFCHSLDGVDEDQKPATGQPTSSSHSAEAVSGWQAEASHTCSDCGHSFPHATGLLSHRPCHPPGIYQCSLCPKEFDSLPALRSHFQNHGPGEAASAQPFLCCLCGMIFPGRAGYRLHQRQAHSSSGATEGSEEEAEEEGAAETASPHSPPLQLSEAELLNQLQREVEALDGAGYGHICGCCGQTYDDLGSLERHHQSLDSGSGSTIDKAPSRLGESGDATEMGAHDVYEDTLASVSEEGADTKTGEGVSATVAGGLCMQGSESSLETQPRPFRCNQCGKTYRHGGSLVNHRKIHQTGDFVCPVCSRCYPNLAAYRNHLRNHPRCKGSEPQVGLIPDAGGSSEPQNVTEEGLGEAEVEKLQEELKVEPLEEVARVKEEAWEETTVKGEETEPRLETAEKGCQTEASSERPFSCEVCGRSYKHAGSLINHQQSHQTGHFGCQACSKGFSNLMSLKNHRRIHADPRRFRCGECGKAFRLRKQLASHQRVHVEWRGGGGTRKPTRDDRPFRCGQCGRTYRHAGSLLNHRRSHETGQYSCPACPKTYSNCMALRDHQRLHSETRRRRAGRSRRAAVRCALCGQGFPGRGSLERHLREHEKEAKQELAGGQRGPPGTEGSEGNLTDAQALGGSESEPLLEDGATEVGECSQSPLRAAGSEATGPLTWDEGKAHGWQVDRGPVSHDGGWAPRGVVLTKTEEEPGDSVPKSLCHLADSQCGPPILSQVDCWDNGDSSSQLQPESCPFSGSQDGETCQSGSLLNHHNTHKTDCHHCPLCSKEFLNPVATRSHSCNHTAAQTSASSDCGKALQFHPEVASHLWTHARGLSQAPPQTQESRGPRAGTLEDVVGLPGQGIAQVAPSEPPGSPREDAGRAGGEQGVKPLTAEDKERPFRCAQCGRSYRHAGSLLNHQKAHTTGLYPCSLCPKLLPNLLSLKNHGRTHTDPKRHRCGICGKAFRTAARLEGHGRVHAPREGPFSCPRCPRHFRRRVSFLQHQQQHQEEWTMASSGAPAAPAAGSGDLSSPPAPIPTTPLLDPSPQWPADLSFSL, encoded by the exons ATGGAGGACCTGCCTGCCTCACTCAGCTGCTCTGACTGTCAGCGCCATTTTCCTAGCCTCCCAGAACTGGCACGGCACCGAGAACTGCTCCATCCATCTCCCAACCGGGATAGCGAAGAGGCTGACTGCATACCCCGGCCCTACCGTTGTCAGCAGTGTGGGCGGGGCTACCGTCACCCAGGGAGCCTGGTCAACCACCGCCGGACCCACGAGACTGGACTTTTCTCCTGTACCACCTGTAGCAAGGACTTCACTAACCCCATGGCACTCAAGAGCCATATGAGGACTCATGCTCCTGAGGGCCGCCGCAGGCGCAGGCCCCCTCGCCCCAAGGAAACCATCCCAGACCTCCAGGGTGAGATGGTGTCCACTGACTCCTGGGGCCAGGGGCTTaaccctggggaaggctgggaaaaTAAGACAAGACATACCCAAGAGACATCTGTCTATGAGCCTGCACCTGACCCCAGGGCAGCTCCGGGCACTTGGGTAGATCCATCTGCCAGACcaagggaaggaggggaaagcCAGCCAGATCCTGAGGTGGGTGCAGAGGGCTGGGGGGCCACCACCAATTCTGTCAGAGctccacctctccccaccccagccagcaGCCTCCTTAGCAATTTGGAACAGTATTTGGCTGAATCAGTTGTGAACTTCACAGGGGGCCAGGAGCCCACCCAGTCCCCTCCTGCTGAGGAGGAACGGCGGTACAAGTGCAGCCAATGTGGTAAAACCTACAAGCACGCTGGGAGCCTCACCAACCACCGTCAGAGCCACACCCTGGGCATCTATCCTTGTGCCATCTGCTTCAAGGAATTCTCTAATCTCATGGCTCTGAAGAACCACTCCCGGCTCCATGCCCAGTATCGGCCTTACCATTGTCCCCACTGTCCCCGCGCCTTCCGGCTCCCACGGGAGTTGCTGGAACATCAACAGACCCATGAGGGTGAAAGGCAGGAGCGGCTGTGGGAAGCAAAGGGGATGCCTACCACCAACGGGCACACAGATGAGAGCAGCCGGGACCAGCTCCCTCATACACAGATGGTGAACGGCTCAGGGGAGCTCAGCACCTCAGGGGAGTTAGAAGACAGTGGCCTGGAGGAGTACCGGCCTTTCCGCTGTGGGGACTGTGGCCGCACTTACCGCCATGCTGGGAGCCTCATCAACCATCGCAAGAGCCACCAGACAGGTGTCTACCCTTGCTCCATCTGCTCCAAGCAGTTGTTCAATGCCGCTGCCCTCAAAAACCATGTGCGGGCTCATCACAGACCCCAGCAAGGGGCGGGGGAGGATGGGCAGCCATCAGTGCCACCAGCTGAGACCACCCCCAGAAAGGAAGAGGTTGTCATCACCACCCTGGACCATCGCCCCTACAAGTGCAATGAGTGTGGTCGGGCTTACCGCCACCGGGGGAGTCTGGTGAACCATCGGCACAGCCATCGGACAGGAGAGTACCAGTGCTCACTCTGTCCCCGCAAGTACCCCAACCTCATGGCCTTGCGCAACCATGTGCGAGTGCACTGCAAGGCTGCACGCCGCAGTGCTGGCCGAGGTGCAGAGGTTCCCCCCAGCCACCTCAACGTGAAGCTTCCATCTGACCCGGTGAGAGCAGAGGCAGCCCCACAGACAGATCAGGGGCATGGATGTAAACCTGAAGAGGAGGGCACCATCATCCCCCCAGCGGCAGATGGGGCAGCACCACAGATCTGTAGTGTCTGTGGGATGCTCTTTGAGGACCTTGAGAGCTTGGAACATCATGGCCGGACCCATGAGGCCAGGGAAGGGGGAAAGAGTGGGGCGGAGACCAGGATGTCACCTCCTCGGGCATTTGCCTGCCGAGACTGTGGAAAGAGTTACCGCCACTCAGGTAGCCTTATCAACCACAGGCAGACCCACCAGACGGGGGACTTCCGTTGTGGGGCCTGTGCCAAGCACTTCCACACCATGGCTGCCATGAAAAACCATTTGCGACGCCACATTCGGCGGCGGGGAAGGAGGCATCGGAGGCGGGCAGGAAGTGCTGGTGGTGGGGGCGGAACTAAACTGTCAGAGGGGCACTGGGCCCAGGAGTTGGTGGAAGACAACAAGGGCCCGGGCTTTTCTCAAGACCCTTCAGGGAAAAGACCCAGTGAGGCCGAAGGCACCCTGGGAAGCAGTGGGGACTGTTTGCAGTCTGAATTGGAGGGGGACAAATGTGGGCTTAAGGCAGATGAAGCCTGTTTTCAGGGTGATAAAGAGAGCAGAGGCAATGAGGAAGGGCTGGAAAGAAAGGCCTGTTTCCTTGACAACTTGGATGTCCCAGGGGATGAGGGAGGCAGTGGAGCCAGCTTCTGCCACAGCCTCGATGGGGTAGATGAAGACCAGAAACCAGCCACTGGCCAGCCCACGTCCTCTTCTCACTCTGCTGAAGCTGTCAGTGGCTGGCAGGCCGAGGCCTCCCACACATGTTCTGACTGTGGGCATTCTTTCCCCCATGCCACTGGCCTGCTGAGCCACAGGCCCTGCCACCCCCCAGGCATCTATCAGTGCTCCCTCTGCCCAAAAGAGTTTGATTCTCTGCCCGCTCTGCGCAGCCACTTCCAGAACCATGGGCCCGGGGAGGCGGCCTCAGCACAGCCTTTCCTCTGTTGCCTCTGTGGCATGATCTTCCCTGGCCGGGCTGGCTACAGGCTTCATCAGCGCCAGGCTCACAGCTCCTCTGGTGCAACTGAGGGCTCAGAAGAGGAGGCAGAAGAGGAAGGAGCAGCAGAGACAGCCTCTCCCCATAGCCCTCCGCTGCAGCTCTCAGAAGCAGAACTGCTGAATCAGCTGCAGCGGGAGGTGGAGGCACTGGATGGAGCAGGCTACGGGCACATCTGTGGCTGTTGCGGTCAGACCTACGATGACCTGGGGAGCCTGGAGCGTCACCACCAAAGTCTGGACAGTGGTTCTGGGAGCACCATAGACAAGGCACCCAGTCGCTTAGGAGAGTCAGGTGATGCCACAGAGATGGGTGCACACGATGTCTATGAGGACACGTTGGCCTCTGTCTCTGAGGAGGGTGCAGACACAAAGACTGGAGAGGGAGTAAGTGCCACCGTTGCAGGTGGCCTTTGCATGCAGGGTAGTGAAAGTTCCTTGGAGACCCAGCCCCGCCCCTTCCGCTGCAACCAGTGTGGTAAGACCTATCGCCACGGTGGCAGTCTGGTGAACCACCGCAAGATCCACCAGACTGGAGACTTTGTTTGCCCTGTCTGCTCCCGCTGCTACCCCAACCTGGCTGCGTACCGTAATCATCTGCGAAACCACCCTCGCTGCAAAGGCTCTGAGCCCCAAGTAGGGCTCATCCCAGATGCCGGAGGCAGCAGTGAGCCCCAGAATGTGACAGAGGAAGGGCTGGGGGAGGCAGAAGTAGAGAAGCTCCAGGAAGAGCTTAAGGTGGAGCCCCTGGAGGAAGTGGCGAGGGTGAAAGAAGAGGCATGGGAGGAGACAACTGTGAAGGGGGAGGAGACAGAGCCAAGGTTGGAGACAGCAGAAAAGGGCTGCCAGACCGAGGCCAGCTCTGAGCGGCCCTTCAGCTGTGAGGTGTGTGGCCGCTCCTACAAGCATGCAGGCAGCCTCATCAATCACCAGCAGAGCCACCAGACTGGCCACTTTGGCTGCCAGGCCTGCTCCAAGGGCTTCTCAAACCTCATGTCCCTCAAGAACCACCGGCGCATCCATGCAGATCCCCGACGTTTCCGCTGCGGCGAGTGTGGAAAGGCCTTCCGCTTGCGGAAACAGCTGGCCAGCCACCAGCGGGTTCATGTGGAGtggcgtgggggtgggggtactCGAAAGCCGACTCGAGACGATCGGCCTTTCCGTTGCGGGCAGTGCGGGCGCACCTACCGCCATGCCGGGAGCCTCCTGAACCATCGACGCAGCCATGAGACAGGTCAATATAGCTGCCCCGCCTGCCCCAAGACCTACTCGAACTGCATGGCACTAAGGGACCACCAGAGGCTGCACTCAGAGACTCGCCGCCGGCGGGCAGGGCGGTCCCGGCGGGCAGCTGTGCGCTGCGCCCTCTGTGGCCAGGGCTTCCCTGGCCGGGGATCTCTAGAGCGGCACCTGCGGGAACATGAGAAGGAAGCCAAACAGGAGCTGGCTGGTGGCCAGAGAGGCCCACCTGGCACAGAGGGCAGTGAGGGGAACCTGACCGATGCCCAGGCACTAGGAGGCAGTGAGTCGGAACCCTTGCTGGAGGATGGAGCCACAGAGGTAGGGGAGTGTAGTCAGAGTCCTCTCAGGGCAGCAGGTTCAGAAGCCACAGGGCCCCTGACCTGGGATGAGGGGAAGGCCCATGGGTGGCAGGTAGACAGGGGACCCGTGAGTCACGATGGAGGTTGGGCTCCTCGGGGAGTGGTCCTAACCAAGACAGAGGAGGAACCAGGGGACAGCGTTCCCAAGAGTCTTTGCCATCTTGCCGACAGCCAGTGTGGTCCACCTATTCTGAGTCAGGTGGATTGCTGGGACAATGGAGACAGCAGCTCTCAGCTACAACCAGAGAGCTGCCCCTTTTCCGGCAGCCAAGATGGCGAGACCTGCCAATCAGGCAGCCTCTTGAACCACCACAACACCCACAAAACAGATTGCCACCACTGTCCACTCTGCTCCAAGGAGTTCTTGAACCCTGTGGCCACCAGGAGCCACAGCTGCAACCACACTGCTGCTCAGACCTCTGCCAGCTCTGACTGTGGCAAGGCCTTGCAGTTCCACCCTGAAGTGGCCAGCCACCTGTGGACTCATGCCAGGGGCCTCAGTCAGGCACCACCCCAGACTCAGGAGTCCAGGGGTCCCAGAGCTGGGACTCTGGAAGATGTAGTGGGTCTTCCTGGTCAAGGGATAGCCCAGGTGGCCCCATCAGAACCTCCAGGTTCCCCCAGAGAGGATGCTGGGAGAGCTGGTGGAGAACAAGGGGTGAAGCCCTTAACAGCTGAAGACAAGGAGCGCCCTTTCCGCTGTGCCCAGTGTGGGCGCTCCTACCGCCATGCCGGGAGCTTGCTGAACCACCAGAAGGCCCACACTACTGGACTCTATCCCTGCTCCCTCTGCCCTAAACTTCTCCCCAACCTGCTGTCCCTCAAGAACCACGGCAGGACCCACACGGACCCCAAGCGCCACCGATGTGGCATCTGTGGCAAGGCCTTCCGGACAGCTGCCCGTCTGGAGGGCCACGGACGGGTCCATGCACCCCGGGAGGGGCCCTTCTCCTGCCCGCGTTGTCCCCGCCACTTTCGCCGCCGAGTCAGCTTCCTGCAGCACCAGCAGCAGCACCAGGAGGAATGGACTATGGCCAGCTCCG GAGCCCCAGCGGCACCAGCAGCAGGCAGTGGGGACTTGTCATCACCCCCTGCACCCATCCCCACAACCCCACTCCTGGACCCTTCACCCCAGTGGCCTGCAGACCTCAGCTTCTCCCTCTGA